The proteins below come from a single Cannabis sativa cultivar Pink pepper isolate KNU-18-1 chromosome 3, ASM2916894v1, whole genome shotgun sequence genomic window:
- the LOC133036150 gene encoding uncharacterized protein LOC133036150, which translates to MLYGRKCRSPLHWDELGENKLLGPDAVQHTNDAIQKIRARMITAQSRQKSYADLKRRDIEFEVGDHVFLRVTPRKGLSVKRFGKRGKLSPRYVGPFQILDRVGSVAYRIALPPSLSGVHNVFHVSQLRKYVSDPSHVLSYETLGLQEDLSYNERPVKILDQKDRILRNKTITLVKVLWKNSVVEEATWELESDMREQYPELFE; encoded by the coding sequence atgttgtatggaagaaaatgcaggTCTCCACTGCATTGGGATGAGTTGGGAGAGAACAAACTCCTAGGGCCAGATGCAGTTCAGCACACCAACGACGCTATTCAGAAGATCAGGGCTAGAATGATCACAGCTCAGAGCAGACAGAAATCTTACGCAGACCTGAAGCGGAGGGACATTGAGTTCGAAGTGGGTGATCATGTGTTTCTTCGAGTGACACCACGAAAAGGACTCTCGGTGAAGAGATTTGGCAAGAGAGGGAAACTAAGTCCCAGATATGTTGGTCCATTTCAGATATTGGATAGAGTGGGCAGTGTAGCTTATAGAATAGCTTTACCGCCATCATTATCTGGGGTGcacaatgtatttcatgtatctCAACTCCGGAAATATGTGTCAGACCCATCGCATGTTTTGAGCTATGAAACACTGGGTTTGCAGGAAGATTTGTCCTACAATGAACGTCCGGTAAAGATTCTTGATCAAAAAGATAGGATTTTGAGAAATAAGACAATTACCTTGGTGAAAGTCCTATGGAAAAACAGCGTGGTTGAGGAAGCTACTTGGGAGCTAGAGTCTGATATGCGAGAACAATATCCAGAATTATTTGagtaa